From Lysobacter auxotrophicus, the proteins below share one genomic window:
- a CDS encoding efflux RND transporter periplasmic adaptor subunit, with amino-acid sequence MRPCSRFSFRALRAGLVLALVGATVACGSNGAEQRKDGGGDRPIPVTTQQVRMQPFSDTLLALGNVKARESITVTAKVSETVQQVHFESGDVVAAGAPLVTLTGRQQQAAFEQAQATANEADKLYERQNELAGQQLISRSQLDTQRAIRDAARARVAQMRADIGDRVIRAPFGGVLGIRQVSPGALVTPGTAIATLDDTARVYVDFPVPEAMIATLGVGQQVSGTSTAYPGRRFEGQVSTVDARVDEATRSVVVRGDFANPDRALRPGMLLQVRLSRPERQALLVPEISIVQVGTDSFVYRVKPDSSVERVDVKIGARRDGLAEVAQGLNVGDRIVVDGTGKLRVGARIVDAAGDKAPAGEVGAATKNSTAKAG; translated from the coding sequence ATGCGACCTTGTTCCAGATTCAGTTTTCGCGCCCTTCGTGCCGGCCTCGTGCTGGCCCTCGTCGGCGCGACCGTCGCATGCGGCAGCAACGGGGCCGAACAACGCAAGGACGGCGGCGGCGATCGTCCCATCCCGGTGACGACGCAGCAGGTCCGCATGCAGCCGTTCAGCGACACGCTGCTCGCGCTGGGCAACGTGAAGGCGCGCGAATCCATCACCGTCACCGCCAAGGTCAGCGAGACGGTGCAGCAGGTGCATTTCGAAAGCGGCGACGTGGTGGCCGCCGGCGCGCCGCTGGTCACGCTCACCGGGCGCCAGCAGCAGGCCGCGTTCGAACAGGCGCAGGCCACGGCGAACGAAGCCGACAAGCTCTACGAGCGCCAGAACGAACTCGCCGGCCAGCAGCTGATCTCGCGCTCGCAGCTCGACACGCAGCGTGCGATCCGCGACGCCGCGCGCGCCCGTGTCGCGCAGATGCGCGCCGACATCGGCGATCGCGTGATCCGCGCGCCGTTCGGCGGCGTGCTCGGCATCCGTCAGGTGAGCCCGGGCGCGCTGGTGACGCCGGGTACGGCGATCGCCACCCTCGACGACACCGCGCGCGTCTACGTCGATTTCCCGGTGCCGGAGGCGATGATCGCCACGCTCGGCGTCGGCCAGCAGGTCAGCGGCACGAGCACCGCGTATCCGGGCCGCAGGTTCGAAGGCCAGGTCAGCACGGTCGATGCGCGCGTGGACGAAGCCACGCGTTCGGTCGTGGTGCGCGGCGATTTCGCCAACCCCGACCGCGCGCTGCGCCCCGGCATGCTGCTGCAGGTGCGCCTGTCGCGACCGGAACGCCAGGCGCTGCTCGTGCCGGAAATCTCCATCGTGCAGGTCGGCACCGATTCGTTCGTGTACCGCGTGAAGCCCGATTCGTCGGTCGAACGCGTCGATGTGAAGATCGGCGCGCGCCGCGACGGCCTGGCCGAAGTCGCGCAGGGCCTGAACGTCGGCGACCGCATCGTCGTGGACGGCACCGGCAAGCTGCGCGTCGGCGCGCGCATCGTCGATGCGGCGGGCGACAAGGCGCCGGCCGGCGAAGTCGGCGCGGCCACCAAGAACAGCACGGCCAAGGCCGGCTGA
- the cysK gene encoding cysteine synthase A — MIHDSILDTIGRTPVVRLHRLAPEHVTLYAKVEAFNPGGSVKDRLALAIILDAEARGQLKPGDTVIEATSGNTGVALAMVCAARGYKFVAVMSDSFSMERRKLMRAYGAKLILTPAAERGSGMVRRAAELAEKHGWFLARQFTNPANPAYHRQTTAAEILRDFAGQRLDHFVTGWGTGGTLTGVGEVLKIARPEVRVTTCEPAGASLLAGKEWQPHKIQGWTPDFVPEVLNRDVADAILPIDDVLARDTARRLAQEEGIFVGISAGATAAAALEVARNAEEGSVILTMLPDTGERYLSTFLFEGVNEGSDDEWLAGLP; from the coding sequence ATGATCCACGACAGCATCCTCGACACCATCGGCCGCACCCCGGTGGTCCGCCTGCACCGCCTCGCCCCGGAACACGTGACGCTGTACGCGAAGGTGGAAGCCTTCAATCCCGGCGGCTCGGTGAAGGACCGCCTCGCGCTGGCGATCATCCTGGACGCCGAAGCGCGCGGCCAGCTCAAGCCGGGCGACACGGTGATCGAGGCGACCTCGGGCAACACCGGCGTCGCGCTGGCGATGGTGTGCGCCGCGCGCGGCTACAAGTTCGTGGCGGTGATGAGCGATTCGTTCTCGATGGAACGCCGCAAGCTCATGCGCGCCTACGGCGCCAAGCTGATCCTCACGCCCGCCGCCGAGCGCGGCAGCGGCATGGTGCGTCGCGCCGCCGAACTGGCCGAAAAGCACGGCTGGTTCCTCGCGCGCCAGTTCACCAACCCGGCCAATCCGGCGTACCACCGGCAGACGACCGCGGCGGAAATCCTGCGCGATTTCGCCGGCCAGCGGCTCGACCACTTCGTCACCGGCTGGGGCACGGGCGGCACGCTTACCGGCGTGGGCGAGGTGCTCAAGATCGCCCGGCCCGAGGTGCGTGTGACCACCTGCGAGCCGGCGGGCGCGTCGCTGCTGGCCGGCAAGGAATGGCAGCCGCACAAGATCCAGGGCTGGACGCCGGACTTCGTGCCCGAGGTGCTCAATCGCGACGTCGCCGACGCGATCCTGCCCATCGACGACGTGCTCGCGCGCGACACGGCGCGTCGCCTTGCGCAGGAGGAAGGCATCTTCGTCGGCATCTCCGCCGGCGCGACGGCCGCCGCCGCGCTGGAAGTCGCGCGCAACGCGGAGGAAGGCTCCGTGATCCTCACCATGCTGCCCGACACGGGCGAGCGGTACCTGTCGACGTTCCTGTTCGAAGGCGTGAACGAGGGCTCGGACGACGAGTGGCTGGCGGGGTTGCCGTAA
- a CDS encoding O-acetyl-ADP-ribose deacetylase, which translates to MPIEALQTDITTLDVDALVNAANESLLGGGGVDGAIHRAAGPGLLDECRALPQVRPGVRCPTGEARITGGHRLRARHVIHTVGPVWRGGGHDEAALLASCYRESLRLAMEQRVASMAFPAISCGIYGYPPERAVPIAVREVRTWLGAHDAPVRVVFACFGAEMAALYREALG; encoded by the coding sequence ATGCCCATCGAAGCCCTCCAGACCGACATCACCACGCTCGACGTCGACGCCCTGGTCAACGCGGCGAACGAGTCGTTGCTCGGCGGCGGCGGCGTGGACGGGGCGATCCATCGCGCGGCGGGGCCGGGCCTGCTCGACGAGTGCCGCGCGTTGCCGCAGGTGCGCCCCGGCGTGCGCTGCCCGACGGGCGAGGCGCGCATCACCGGCGGGCATCGCCTGCGCGCACGCCACGTGATCCACACGGTCGGTCCGGTGTGGCGCGGCGGCGGTCACGACGAGGCCGCGTTGCTGGCGTCGTGCTATCGCGAATCGCTGCGGCTGGCGATGGAGCAACGCGTGGCCTCGATGGCGTTTCCGGCGATCAGCTGCGGCATCTACGGCTATCCGCCGGAGCGCGCGGTGCCGATCGCGGTGCGCGAAGTACGCACGTGGCTGGGCGCGCACGACGCGCCGGTGCGGGTGGTGTTCGCGTGTTTCGGGGCGGAGATGGCGGCGTTGTATCGGGAGGCGCTCGGATGA
- a CDS encoding cytochrome c3 family protein, producing the protein MMRRLWERAWSWLRPYWLTLRRPSVHYSLGFLVAAGFLAGIVFWGGFNTALEATNTEEFCTSCHEMRDNVFQELKPTIHYSNRSGVRATCPDCHVPHKWTDKIARKMQASKEVWGKIFGTVNTREKFLDHRLELAMHEWARLKANDSLECRNCHNYESMDLTRQSARAAQIHQRWLVTREKTCIDCHKGIAHHLPDMAGIPQG; encoded by the coding sequence ATGATGCGCCGCCTGTGGGAACGCGCGTGGTCGTGGCTGCGACCGTACTGGCTGACGCTGCGGCGCCCGAGCGTGCATTACAGCCTGGGCTTCCTGGTGGCGGCGGGATTCCTTGCGGGCATCGTGTTCTGGGGCGGTTTCAACACCGCGCTGGAAGCGACCAACACCGAGGAGTTCTGCACCAGCTGCCATGAGATGCGCGACAACGTGTTCCAGGAGCTGAAGCCGACGATCCACTACAGCAACCGCTCCGGCGTGCGCGCGACGTGCCCGGACTGCCACGTCCCGCACAAGTGGACCGACAAGATCGCGCGCAAGATGCAGGCGTCGAAGGAAGTGTGGGGAAAGATTTTTGGCACGGTGAACACGCGCGAGAAGTTCCTCGACCACCGCCTCGAACTGGCGATGCACGAATGGGCGCGCCTGAAGGCGAACGATTCGCTGGAATGTCGCAACTGCCACAACTACGAGTCGATGGACCTCACGCGCCAGAGCGCGCGCGCCGCGCAGATCCACCAGCGCTGGCTGGTCACGCGCGAGAAGACGTGCATCGATTGCCACAAGGGCATCGCGCATCACCTGCCGGACATGGCGGGGATACCGCAAGGGTGA
- a CDS encoding nitrate reductase cytochrome c-type subunit — protein MNNAFARNRPLWIAASLTVGLLVLVFIAGWLFGRGSEKKHEAQREVAAAHKAPVTHPDSALGRTDRRQIDALRRGIPIDQEAAPQPLWRVQNMDVKRERAYPMQPPTIPHAIDGYQVDKNSNRCMLCHARANAEKFQAPPVSVTHYMDRDDQFLATISSRRYFCNQCHVVQTDAPVLVNNTFQTIDAVLAAAEAGTATAEAAQRTP, from the coding sequence ATGAACAACGCATTCGCGCGAAATCGTCCGTTGTGGATCGCCGCCTCGCTCACCGTCGGGCTGCTGGTCCTGGTGTTCATCGCCGGCTGGCTGTTCGGCCGCGGCAGCGAGAAGAAGCACGAGGCGCAGCGCGAAGTCGCCGCGGCCCACAAGGCGCCCGTCACGCATCCGGATTCGGCGCTGGGCCGCACCGACCGTCGCCAGATCGATGCGCTGCGTCGTGGCATTCCCATCGACCAGGAAGCCGCGCCGCAGCCGCTGTGGCGCGTGCAGAACATGGACGTCAAGCGCGAGCGCGCCTACCCGATGCAGCCGCCGACGATTCCGCACGCCATCGACGGCTACCAGGTCGACAAGAACAGCAACCGCTGCATGCTCTGCCACGCGCGCGCGAACGCCGAGAAATTCCAGGCGCCGCCGGTGAGCGTCACGCACTACATGGATCGCGACGACCAGTTCCTCGCCACGATTTCCTCGCGTCGCTACTTCTGCAACCAGTGCCACGTCGTGCAGACCGATGCGCCGGTGCTGGTGAACAACACCTTCCAGACCATCGACGCGGTGCTCGCCGCGGCCGAGGCCGGCACGGCGACCGCCGAAGCGGCGCAGAGGACGCCATGA
- the napA gene encoding periplasmic nitrate reductase subunit alpha, producing the protein MTTRREFIRNTAVATAAAAAGMPLPGDTTNMLTEGDLTALKWDKAPCRFCGTGCGVNVAVKEGRVVATHGDVHAEVNRGINCVKGYFLSKVMYGADRLKLPLLRKKNGVYAKDGEFTEVGWDEAFDVMAAQFKRVLKEKGGDGIGMFGSGQWTIWEGYAANKLMKAGFRSNHIDPNARHCMASAAFGFMRTFGMDEPMGVYDDIEAADAFVLWGSNMAEMHPILWTRVTDRRLTHPHVKVAVMSTFEHRSFELADIPIVFKPQTDLVILNYIANHIISTGRVNKDFVSRHTSFKRGNDDIGYGLRPDNPLEMKAKNANDAGGGEPIDFEQFAAFVKPYTLDKAVEMTGVERGWLEKLAELYADPKVKVMSFWTMGFNQHTRGVWANNLIYNIHLLTGKISTPGNSPFSLTGQPSACGTAREVGTFSHRLPADLMVANPEHRKHAEEIWKLPHGLINPKPGYHAVQQNRMLKDGKLNAYWVQVNNNMQAAANLYEETLPGYRNPKNFIVVSDAYPTVTGQAADLILPTAMWVEKEGAYGNAERRTQFWHQLVNAPAQARSDLWQLMEFSKRFTTDECWPADILAANPYYKGKTLFDVLFKNGNVDRYPLSDIQEGYANDESTHFGFYVQKGLFEEYATFGRGHGHDLAPFDTYHQVRGLRWPVVNGKETLWRYREGSDPFVTPGAGFEFYGNKDGRAVIWALPYEPPAESPDEEFDLWLVTGRVLEHWHSGSMTMRIPELFRAFPTAMVFMNPDDARKRGLKRGDDVRVVSRRGEMRTRVETRGRNRMPEGVVFVPWFDAGQLINKVTLDATDPISKQTDYKKCAVKILGA; encoded by the coding sequence ATGACCACGCGCCGCGAATTCATCCGCAACACCGCCGTCGCCACCGCCGCGGCCGCCGCCGGCATGCCGCTGCCGGGCGACACCACCAACATGCTCACCGAGGGCGATCTCACCGCGCTGAAGTGGGACAAGGCGCCGTGCCGTTTCTGCGGCACCGGCTGCGGCGTCAACGTCGCGGTGAAGGAAGGCCGCGTCGTCGCCACGCACGGCGACGTGCACGCCGAGGTCAATCGCGGCATCAACTGCGTCAAGGGTTACTTCCTGTCGAAGGTGATGTACGGCGCCGACCGCCTCAAACTCCCGCTGCTGCGCAAGAAGAACGGCGTCTACGCGAAGGACGGTGAGTTCACCGAAGTCGGCTGGGACGAGGCCTTCGACGTGATGGCCGCGCAGTTCAAGCGCGTGCTGAAGGAAAAGGGCGGCGACGGCATCGGCATGTTCGGTTCGGGCCAGTGGACGATCTGGGAGGGCTACGCCGCCAACAAGCTGATGAAGGCGGGCTTTCGCAGCAACCACATCGATCCCAACGCGCGCCATTGCATGGCCTCGGCGGCGTTCGGCTTCATGCGCACCTTCGGCATGGACGAACCGATGGGCGTCTACGACGACATCGAGGCGGCCGACGCATTCGTGCTGTGGGGCTCGAACATGGCCGAGATGCATCCGATCCTGTGGACGCGCGTGACCGACCGACGCCTGACGCATCCGCACGTGAAGGTCGCGGTGATGTCGACCTTCGAGCACCGCAGCTTCGAGCTGGCGGACATCCCGATCGTCTTCAAGCCGCAGACCGACCTGGTCATCCTCAACTACATCGCCAACCACATCATCAGCACCGGGCGGGTCAACAAGGATTTCGTCAGTCGCCACACCAGCTTCAAGCGCGGCAACGACGACATCGGCTACGGCCTGCGTCCGGACAATCCGCTGGAGATGAAGGCGAAGAACGCCAACGACGCCGGCGGCGGCGAGCCGATCGACTTCGAGCAGTTCGCCGCGTTCGTGAAGCCGTACACGCTCGACAAGGCGGTGGAGATGACCGGCGTGGAGCGCGGCTGGCTGGAGAAGCTCGCCGAGCTGTACGCCGATCCGAAGGTCAAGGTCATGTCGTTCTGGACCATGGGCTTCAACCAGCACACGCGCGGCGTGTGGGCCAACAACCTGATCTACAACATCCACCTGCTGACCGGAAAGATATCCACGCCCGGCAACAGTCCGTTCTCGCTGACCGGGCAGCCGTCGGCGTGCGGCACCGCGCGCGAAGTGGGCACCTTCAGCCATCGCCTGCCGGCCGACCTGATGGTGGCCAATCCCGAGCATCGCAAGCATGCCGAGGAAATCTGGAAGCTGCCGCACGGGCTGATCAATCCCAAGCCCGGCTACCACGCCGTGCAGCAGAACCGCATGCTCAAGGACGGCAAGCTCAACGCGTACTGGGTGCAGGTCAACAACAACATGCAGGCGGCGGCGAACCTCTACGAGGAAACGCTGCCGGGCTATCGCAATCCGAAGAACTTCATCGTCGTGTCCGATGCGTACCCGACCGTCACGGGGCAGGCGGCGGACCTGATCCTGCCCACCGCGATGTGGGTGGAAAAGGAAGGCGCATACGGCAACGCCGAACGCCGCACGCAGTTCTGGCACCAGCTGGTCAACGCGCCGGCGCAGGCGCGCTCGGACCTGTGGCAGCTGATGGAATTCTCCAAGCGCTTCACCACCGACGAATGCTGGCCGGCGGACATCCTCGCCGCCAATCCGTACTACAAGGGCAAGACGCTGTTCGACGTGCTGTTCAAAAACGGCAACGTCGACCGCTATCCGCTGTCGGACATCCAGGAAGGCTACGCGAACGACGAGTCCACGCACTTCGGCTTCTACGTGCAGAAGGGCCTGTTCGAGGAATACGCGACCTTCGGGCGCGGCCACGGCCACGACCTGGCGCCGTTCGACACCTACCACCAGGTGCGCGGCCTGCGCTGGCCGGTGGTCAACGGCAAGGAAACGCTGTGGCGTTACCGCGAAGGTTCCGACCCCTTCGTCACGCCCGGCGCGGGCTTCGAGTTCTACGGCAACAAGGACGGCCGCGCGGTGATCTGGGCGCTGCCGTACGAGCCGCCGGCCGAGTCGCCCGACGAGGAATTCGACCTGTGGCTGGTCACCGGCCGCGTGCTGGAACACTGGCATTCGGGTTCGATGACGATGCGCATCCCGGAACTGTTCCGTGCGTTCCCGACGGCGATGGTGTTCATGAATCCCGACGATGCGCGCAAGCGCGGCCTCAAGCGCGGCGACGACGTGCGCGTGGTGTCGCGGCGCGGCGAAATGCGCACGCGCGTGGAGACGCGCGGTCGCAACCGCATGCCCGAGGGCGTGGTGTTCGTGCCGTGGTTCGACGCGGGCCAGCTGATCAACAAGGTGACGCTGGACGCGACCGATCCGATTTCCAAGCAGACCGACTACAAGAAGTGCGCGGTCAAGATCCTGGGCGCATAG
- a CDS encoding chaperone NapD: MTPDDTAIEPAAPGDIHIASLVLQHRIEAAEAIDAHIAAHEDLELALRHGTRSVVLCECADQYAVLDRIDALRALPGVLNVALVYHHAEPREALDAPVRTANEIQASGVAP, translated from the coding sequence ATGACCCCCGACGACACCGCCATCGAACCCGCAGCGCCCGGCGACATCCACATCGCCAGCCTGGTCCTGCAGCACCGCATCGAGGCCGCGGAGGCGATCGACGCGCACATCGCCGCGCACGAGGACCTCGAACTCGCGCTGCGCCACGGCACGCGCAGCGTCGTGCTGTGCGAATGCGCCGACCAGTACGCGGTGCTCGACCGCATCGATGCGCTGCGCGCGCTGCCCGGCGTGCTCAACGTCGCGCTCGTCTACCACCATGCCGAACCGCGCGAGGCGCTCGACGCGCCGGTGCGGACGGCCAACGAGATCCAGGCTTCCGGAGTCGCCCCATGA
- a CDS encoding ferredoxin-type protein NapF, with amino-acid sequence MARGPDPSRRALLFGRRAAVAPLRPPWALHENDFLDACTACGACVDRCPERVLARDAGGRPVFDPRLGECTFCGECEHACTPRALDRASSDEPWTLKALVADSCLPRRGVVCSSCRDVCPERAIAFPLTARVPLPTIDPARCTGCGACVGVCPTQAIALSACAAHPERTETA; translated from the coding sequence GTGGCGCGCGGTCCGGATCCCTCGCGACGCGCGTTGCTGTTCGGCCGCCGGGCCGCGGTGGCCCCTTTGCGCCCACCGTGGGCGCTGCACGAGAACGACTTCCTCGACGCCTGCACCGCGTGCGGCGCGTGCGTCGATCGCTGCCCGGAACGCGTGCTCGCGCGCGATGCGGGCGGGCGCCCGGTGTTCGATCCACGCCTGGGCGAATGCACCTTCTGCGGCGAGTGCGAACACGCCTGCACGCCGCGCGCGCTGGATCGCGCGTCGTCCGACGAACCCTGGACGCTGAAGGCGCTCGTCGCCGACAGCTGCCTGCCGCGCCGCGGCGTGGTGTGTTCGAGCTGCCGGGATGTCTGCCCCGAACGCGCCATCGCCTTTCCGCTCACGGCGCGCGTGCCGCTGCCCACCATCGACCCCGCGCGCTGCACCGGGTGCGGCGCGTGCGTGGGCGTGTGCCCGACGCAGGCCATCGCGTTGTCGGCATGCGCCGCGCACCCGGAACGCACGGAGACCGCATGA
- a CDS encoding periplasmic nitrate reductase, NapE protein produces the protein MDQPDDNVIKRRERTAFLLLTAVVFPLLTVMIVASYGFIVWFWQMFVSGPPTGH, from the coding sequence ATGGACCAGCCAGATGACAACGTCATCAAGCGAAGAGAACGCACGGCCTTCCTGCTGCTGACCGCAGTGGTGTTTCCGCTGCTCACCGTGATGATCGTGGCCAGCTACGGCTTCATCGTCTGGTTCTGGCAGATGTTCGTTTCCGGACCGCCGACGGGGCACTGA
- a CDS encoding class I fructose-bisphosphate aldolase has product MSIEQLAETAQAMMAPGKGIIAIDESGATCAKRFAGVGIENTEENRRRYRELLLTTPKLNEYISGAILFDETIRQSTSDGVPFAKYMTDHGMIPGIKVDKGTHNLAGFPGEVVTEGLDGLRARLEEYYKLGARFAKWRAVINIGDDIPSGTCIDANAHALARYAALCQEQGLVPMVEPEVIMDGSHDIETCYEVTEVALRSLFASLYEHSVMLEGTILKASMVVPGNTCADQASFEEVAAATLQCLKSTVPATLPGIVFLSGGQSDEAATAHLNAMNQMGPNPWPLSFSYGRAMQAAALKLWSQDLVNNFARAQQTVYERARDNGLAALGQWKQAA; this is encoded by the coding sequence ATGAGCATCGAACAGCTTGCCGAAACCGCCCAGGCCATGATGGCACCGGGCAAGGGGATCATCGCCATCGACGAGTCCGGCGCCACCTGCGCCAAGCGTTTCGCCGGTGTCGGCATCGAGAACACCGAAGAGAACCGCCGTCGCTACCGCGAGCTGCTGCTCACCACGCCGAAGCTGAACGAGTACATCTCCGGCGCCATCCTGTTCGACGAAACCATCCGCCAGTCCACCAGCGACGGCGTGCCGTTCGCCAAGTACATGACCGACCACGGCATGATCCCGGGCATCAAGGTCGACAAGGGCACGCACAACCTCGCCGGCTTCCCGGGCGAAGTGGTGACCGAAGGCCTCGACGGCCTGCGCGCGCGCCTGGAGGAGTACTACAAGCTCGGCGCCCGCTTCGCCAAGTGGCGCGCGGTCATCAACATCGGCGACGACATCCCGTCGGGCACCTGCATCGACGCGAACGCCCATGCGCTGGCCCGCTACGCCGCGCTGTGCCAGGAGCAGGGCCTGGTGCCGATGGTCGAGCCGGAAGTGATCATGGACGGCAGCCACGACATCGAGACCTGCTACGAGGTCACCGAAGTCGCGCTGCGTTCGCTGTTCGCCTCGCTCTACGAGCACAGCGTCATGCTGGAAGGCACCATCCTCAAGGCTTCGATGGTCGTGCCGGGCAACACCTGCGCCGACCAGGCGTCGTTCGAGGAAGTCGCCGCCGCCACGCTGCAGTGCCTGAAGTCCACCGTGCCGGCGACGCTGCCGGGCATCGTGTTCCTGTCCGGCGGCCAGTCGGACGAAGCCGCCACCGCGCACCTCAACGCGATGAACCAGATGGGCCCGAACCCGTGGCCGCTGTCGTTCTCGTACGGCCGCGCCATGCAGGCCGCCGCGCTGAAGCTGTGGTCGCAGGACCTGGTGAACAACTTCGCCCGCGCGCAGCAGACCGTGTACGAGCGCGCCCGCGACAACGGCCTGGCCGCGCTGGGCCAGTGGAAGCAGGCCGCGTAA
- the pyk gene encoding pyruvate kinase, with protein sequence MTTIKRRTKILATLGPATDPPGVLDALLSAGVDVVRLNFSHGDPSSQIARAQAVRDAAQRVGVEVGILADLPGPKIRIERFAEGRVLLKTGDRFDLVASSDAPPGNLREVGVSYLGLPGDVRPGDVLLLDDGLLQLRVGAVEGERIVTTVLNDGVLSDRKGLNKQGGGLSLGALTERDKELIAVAAELGADFIAVSFCRNAQDMNDAREIARSHGSDAALVSKIERAEAIENLTEIVDASDVVMVARGDLGVEIGDAELPGLQKKIIREALERNKVVITATQMLQSMVDSPIPTRAEVLDVANAVIDGTDAVMLSQESAAGRYPIKAVEAMARICLGAERQFNHDTDFEAAPRNLERADQAIAMAAMFLSEHIGVRAIIAMTESGGTARFLSRFRSQVPIYALTRHAGARRRMGLMRDVTPHDFDSRGLTSRDAARKAVKELFERNHLSVGERVMFTSGDHMEQLGATNTLRLLQVGEGGSAEGLGEL encoded by the coding sequence ATGACGACCATCAAACGCCGCACCAAGATCCTCGCCACCCTCGGCCCGGCCACCGATCCGCCGGGCGTCCTCGACGCACTGCTGTCCGCCGGCGTCGACGTAGTCCGCCTCAATTTCTCGCATGGCGATCCGTCCTCGCAGATCGCCCGCGCGCAGGCCGTGCGCGACGCCGCGCAGCGCGTCGGCGTGGAAGTCGGCATCCTCGCCGACCTGCCCGGCCCGAAGATCCGCATCGAGCGCTTTGCCGAAGGCCGCGTGCTGCTCAAGACCGGCGACCGTTTCGACCTGGTCGCCAGCAGCGACGCCCCACCCGGCAACCTGCGCGAAGTCGGCGTGAGCTACCTCGGCCTGCCGGGCGACGTGCGTCCCGGCGACGTGCTGCTGCTCGACGACGGCCTGCTGCAGTTACGCGTGGGCGCCGTGGAAGGCGAGCGCATCGTCACCACCGTGCTCAACGACGGCGTGCTGTCGGACCGAAAGGGCCTGAACAAGCAGGGCGGCGGCCTGTCGCTGGGCGCGCTGACCGAGCGCGACAAGGAGCTGATCGCCGTCGCCGCCGAACTCGGCGCCGACTTCATCGCCGTGTCGTTCTGCCGCAACGCGCAGGACATGAACGATGCGCGCGAGATCGCACGCAGCCACGGCAGCGACGCCGCGCTGGTGTCGAAGATCGAACGCGCCGAAGCGATCGAGAACCTGACGGAAATCGTCGATGCCAGCGACGTGGTGATGGTCGCGCGCGGCGACCTGGGCGTGGAAATCGGCGATGCCGAGCTGCCCGGCCTGCAGAAGAAGATCATCCGCGAGGCGCTGGAGCGCAACAAGGTCGTCATCACGGCCACGCAGATGCTGCAGTCGATGGTCGACAGCCCGATCCCGACGCGCGCCGAAGTGCTCGACGTCGCCAACGCGGTGATCGACGGCACCGACGCGGTGATGCTGTCGCAGGAATCGGCCGCCGGCCGCTATCCGATCAAGGCGGTCGAGGCGATGGCGCGCATCTGCCTCGGCGCCGAACGCCAGTTCAACCACGACACCGATTTCGAAGCGGCGCCGCGCAACCTCGAACGCGCCGACCAGGCCATCGCCATGGCGGCGATGTTCCTGTCCGAACACATCGGCGTGCGCGCGATCATCGCGATGACCGAATCCGGCGGCACCGCGCGCTTCCTGTCGCGTTTCCGCTCGCAGGTGCCGATCTACGCGCTCACGCGCCATGCCGGTGCACGTCGTCGCATGGGTCTGATGCGCGATGTCACTCCGCATGACTTCGACAGCCGCGGCCTGACCTCGCGCGACGCCGCGCGCAAGGCGGTCAAGGAGCTGTTCGAGCGAAACCACCTCAGCGTCGGCGAGCGCGTGATGTTCACCAGCGGCGACCACATGGAGCAACTGGGCGCGACCAACACGCTGCGCCTGCTGCAGGTGGGCGAGGGCGGTTCGGCCGAAGGCCTGGGCGAGCTCTGA
- a CDS encoding HAD hydrolase-like protein: protein MTTLFFDMDGTLIDSAVGITRCVEHAMVQMGLPVPPHEELRRWIGPALRTSFGPLLNDDAKVEQAVLHYRDRFETHGWAEHEVYAGIGETIEALHAAGHRLAVVTAKNEPHARKIVDHLPFGHRFDDVVGATLDGRISHKDQLIAEALRRFELDADACWMIGDRRMDIEGARHHGMRNIGVLWGFGGEAELREAGALHLASTPDELPALLAA, encoded by the coding sequence ATGACCACGCTCTTCTTCGACATGGACGGCACGCTCATCGATTCGGCCGTCGGCATCACGCGTTGCGTCGAGCACGCGATGGTGCAGATGGGGCTGCCGGTTCCGCCGCACGAGGAACTGCGCCGCTGGATCGGCCCCGCGCTGCGCACCAGCTTCGGCCCGCTGCTCAACGACGATGCGAAGGTCGAACAGGCCGTGCTGCATTACCGCGACCGCTTCGAGACGCACGGCTGGGCCGAGCACGAGGTCTACGCCGGCATCGGCGAGACGATCGAAGCGCTGCACGCGGCCGGCCATCGCCTGGCCGTGGTCACCGCGAAGAACGAGCCGCACGCGCGCAAGATCGTCGACCACCTGCCGTTCGGGCACCGTTTCGACGATGTCGTCGGCGCCACGCTCGACGGCCGCATCAGCCACAAGGACCAGCTCATCGCCGAGGCGCTGCGCCGGTTCGAACTGGATGCGGACGCGTGCTGGATGATCGGCGACCGCCGCATGGACATCGAGGGCGCGCGCCACCACGGCATGCGCAACATCGGCGTGCTGTGGGGCTTCGGCGGCGAGGCCGAACTGCGCGAGGCCGGCGCGCTTCACCTGGCGTCCACACCGGACGAACTGCCGGCGCTGCTCGCGGCCTGA